A genomic segment from Brachyhypopomus gauderio isolate BG-103 unplaced genomic scaffold, BGAUD_0.2 sc86, whole genome shotgun sequence encodes:
- the taf5l gene encoding LOW QUALITY PROTEIN: TAF5-like RNA polymerase II p300/CBP-associated factor-associated factor 65 kDa subunit 5L (The sequence of the model RefSeq protein was modified relative to this genomic sequence to represent the inferred CDS: deleted 1 base in 1 codon), with translation MKRGRAEQIQYAVTQYLKRRQYVDMEGSLKGAKLTQTAEEMAANLTVQTESSCANVVSAAPCQSDSQQYESQFSRLRTFLLEAETPLGREVSVVLFPLFLYLHLDMVRCGLKGAVDAFYSRFHSLFQQDAEQKAVVEQLRGALTPQDVTSNSKLCALLEHKYVVHLTDHAYSYLLRYLQSEDNSTLCRVLSTHLQVEVTAVRHTDYQLYGTGLVAGVDGAEGAEPVEVPAGLPQNEAALEALQDSIKRVREGPPSLTTVCFYAFQDAEGLLNGAEVSPDSRMLAAAFNSSALKLWSLRPRKLKAAPHTVDVANVRLACDVLEEEADEEDDSGSETKTLRGHCGPVYRAAFLTDSSGLLSCSEDSTVRYWDLRTFTNTALFAGHAYPVWDVAVSPCSLYFATASQDRTARLWALARAYPLRIYAGHLADVDCACFHPNSNYLATGSSDKTVRLWSIQQGATVRLFTGHRGPVHALAFSPNGRYLASAGEDQRVKLWDLASGGLLKDLRGHAHSITGLSFSPDSSLVASAALDNSVRVWDVRGGHGGGAGAAADGSSAELVGMFSGDTGSVLNVQFMACNLLLVTGTAPEKQEQ, from the exons ATGAAACGGGGCCGGGCGGAGCAGATTCAGTACGCGGTGACGCAGTACCTGAAGCGGCGCCAGTATGTGGACATGGAGGGCTCGCTCAAAGGGGCCAAGCTGACCCAGACTGCAGAGGAGATGGCGGCCAATCTCACGG tcCAGACAGAGTCCAGCTGTGCTAATGTGGTATCAGCGGCTCCCTGCCAGTCAGACTCCCAGCAGTATGAGTCTCAGTTCTCCAGATTACGCACCTTTTTACTGG AGGCGGAGACACCGTTGGGCCGGGAGGTGAGCGTGGTGCtgtttcctctcttcctctaccTGCACCTGGACATGGTGCGCTGTGGCCTGAAGGGGGCGGTAGATGCGTTCTACAGCCGATTCCACTCGCTCTTCCAGCAGGACGCCGAGCAGAAGGCCGTCGTCGAGCAGCTCCGCGGAGCGCTCACGCCACAG GATGTGACCTCCAACTCCAAACTGTGTGCCCTGCTGGAGCACAAGTATGTGGTCCACCTGACTGACCACGCCTACAGCTACCTCCTTCGCTATCTGCAGAGCGAGGACAACAGCACCCTCTGCAGGGTGCTCAGCACACACCTACAG GTGGAGGTGACCGCCGTGCGCCACACCGACTACCAGCTGTACGGGACGGGGCTCGTGGCGGGTGTGGACGGGGCAGAAGGGGCGGAGCCCGTGGAGGTCCCGGCGGGGCTCCCGCAGAACGAGGCGGCGCTGGAGGCCCTGCAGGACTCCATCAAGCGCGTGCGGGAGGGCCCGCCGTCGCTCACCACCGTCTGCTTCTACGCCTTCCAGGACGCGGAGGGGCTGCTGAACGGCGCCGAGGTGTCGCCCGACAGTCGCATGCTGGCTGCCGCCTTCAACAGCTCCGCCCTCAAGCTGTGGAGTCTCCGCCCCCGGAAGCTGAAGGCGGCGCCGCACACGGTGGACGTGGCCAACGTTCGGCTGGCCTGCGACGtgttggaggaggag GCGGATGAGGAGGACGACTCGGGCAGCGAGACGAAGACCCTGCGCGGTCACTGTGGGCCGGTGTACCGCGCGGCCTTCCTGACGGACAGCTCGGGCCTGCTGTCGTGCTCGGAGGACTCGACGGTGCGTTACTGGGACCTGCGCACGTTCACCAACACGGCGCTGTTCGCCGGCCACGCCTACCCGGTGTGGGACGTGGCCGTCAGCCCCTGCAGCCTGTACTTCGCCACGGCGTCGCAGGACCGCACGGCGCGCCTTTGGGCTCTGGCCCGCGCCTACCCGCTGCGCATTTACGCCGGACACCTGGCCGACGTGGACTGCGCCTGCTTCCACCCCAACTCCAACTACCTGGCCACGGGCTCGTCCGACAAGACGGTGCGGTTGTGGAGCATCCAGCAGGGGGCGACGGTGCGCCTGTTCACGGGCCACCGCGGGCCCGTGCACGCCCTGGCCTTCTCGCCCAACGGCAGGTACTTGGCGTCGGCGGGCGAAGACCAGCGCGTCAAGCTGTGGGACTTGGCGTCGGGCGGGCTGCTCAAGGACCTCCGTGGCCACGCCCACTCCATCACGGGCCTGTCGTTCAGCCCGGACAGCTCGCTGGTGGCGTCCGCCGCCCTGGACAACTCTGTGCGGGTGTGGGACGTTCGGGGCGGGCacgggggc ggggcgggggcggCGGCCGACGGCTCCAGTGCCGAGCTGGTGGGGATGTTCTCCGGAGACACGGGCAGTGTGCTCAACGTGCAGTTCATGGCCTGCAACCTGCTCCTGGTGACTGGCACAGCGCCGGAGAAACAGGAGCAgtga